The stretch of DNA cgaaatcacagctgacttttcctttgaattacacccaaacagctggtgaaataatcgaagcacaccattttttgcgcttcacagcccagttctgtgcgttaacagcactctgtaattgtttctcgttcagataaatttaagcagtcgagaaagccgatttgcttttacgaacagtttatctggtctttaagtttttcggacagatagctatcagggactttgacagggactcgagaaaccggcccttaaatgacacttaatactatacaaaaggtttaaattaaatccatccaaccagtttttatagaaaaaattgcaaagttagtcgattttttggtgccaaaGCACACCAcccaaatgactcttgcgcacttagcacctagtgcacctagcgcgttaaaaaacaaatttgcctaatttttcgatttttaacgcgctaggtctacgtcttcgcaagagtcatttgtcaatttagttccttgggttcatagctacataatcactgaagacttgatagtgaaatttaaatcggttcacaagatatggcccttacaaataaattttgtatgtaaaactttaaatcgctataataggtaaacgcgagctaagccagagaaacccaaatgggttttagcttatttcgatgagttctttccgcccatgaaatcagaattgcggttacattttataaccctaaaaatgttgcacagtgtaacCTATTATGGGCTAGAAATCTCTCTGCTCAAGTATTCCCAAATAGGAAGTATTTGAAAGTAGTACAGTGCattcttaatttttgtttgcttgcgGCGCCTACTTCTTcctctttctttattttattccctaaactgttaaattgctgaattgttaaaaattcaacagaaaattaagggaacgacccaaaatggttcttgtttttctttttcttttcattttttttttactcaataatattcatatttaatacaaattgagATTTAGTTTAtgtaacacacacataaatggCTAAGTAAGAGTAAAAACCTcgaacccaagagaacaaaatatgaatgtactttgtacagcgcctcatgTAATGCTcccctggcgcagctagtagtgtttgactgcaaactgtgatgcaaggggttcgattcccacgagcgaccaagatgtttttctcaagttagttagttatttgatttttatattcaaaatttgttaattatacaataaattcagttattatttcagataAAATCTGTAACTAAAAGTTGTTTATGTACGAAcataaaaataagttgagaaacatgatccaacaacaacacagaCTGACAGGAGAGGGCGCAACAGGGATAATTCCCGACttcccaatttttattttctttttcttattcaatttttatctGATATCGAgagcaaaaaattaattttgatggccaaaaagttcaaatgttattttaaaaattaatctttcttaagattgaattgatatttaaaaatatcaacttgatattctcgaaaatatcaacttgatatgttcaaaatatcaatgttgcattaattaatatcggcccaaatttgatatgaaataatgttaacttgagtgcaatttcatatcaatttttttttctgtgtactattatttccagttcgtgaacgattattttcaagaacatttggttttttctgcatacagtaacaatttttccaaaaagttcatttttcgagttctaaaaattttattaaaaaattctgatctgcgaaatcaaaattggcgcataaaaactgaatcgttcacgaactcggcacaatcattacaaataatttaaaaaaaaattgaagaagatcgatcaaatagttcttgtgcaatcgtggtcacagcgaaggcacttttggaaaaacacgactttgagataatcgcattcaaagttttacgtgtatatgcaactattgaagtcgagcgcgtcaaaacgctgttttcctatcgaactattattcggatctctatgaaaatttgggaagatgttctctaggggatatactttaggattcagcaaaaaaaaatgtttcgtttttttgaaaaaaaaaaaggcatataaccccttaaagaaaggttaataataaataatcctccttggaccgcgatttcttttgattattataataaaaatacacatgtggtcatccaATCAACTTgctgtaaattattttcatcgTGTGTTCCTAGCTTGAAAGTTGTCCATCGAGGATCGTTTTGACGCGGTTGTGGGTACTGTTTCCCTATAATACCAAATTACTCAGATTTctggaatttaaaattagtcttattttgacaaaaagggaaaagagtACACTGTACatattatacatacatatatgatttttatagcaaacgatAGGAAAGCATACTTGTTTTTATggcaaacccgggaactttaaaattcaattacaagagaaccatggcacgtaaattcttaagaaatcgcggctATCcaggatattttttttgcgaatTTCCGCTAATCTAGAGTGTTACCATTTTTTTCACAGCCGTCAAATGCGGCCTCAGTGTGAACTGGTTTTCAACCGTACTATCGATACAAGGGAACTATACATATCGGAATCACGCTTTCATCTCTAGCATTTCCTTCGGCGCGTAATTTTCGTTTAAGAGATTCATCAATAAAGAATACGTTTTCAGGTTATTTAGACAAAGAGACGAAGCGATGGACTTTGACGACGCGAAAGAGAACATCCAGCCGTTGGCCAGCGGCCGCAACGTGAGCCTGCTGCAGGCGTCGCTCAGCCAGGACTCGGCCCACGGCCAGGAGCTGCTGGCGCATCGCAGGCAgatggaggaggagctgcgcaCATACGCGGGCGACGATCCACTCGGAGCCTGGTACAACTACATCTGCTGGATTGAGCAGAGCTATCCCGCCGGGGGCAGTGGCTCCGGTCTGCATGCGGCCCTTCACCAGTGCCTCACAAAATTCGAAGAGGATGAACGCTACCGCCAGGACAAGCGTTTTATTAAGctctttataaaatttgtaagtgATCAATGTTGTTTTCGGTGGTGCAATCTTACTTGGCTACGTATATGACTTCTCCACTTTTTAGATGGAGAATCAGAAGGACCAGATCGAGTTCTACCAGCAGATGTACAACAATGGAATCGGAACAATGCTGGCAGACTTTTACATTGCGTGGGCCTACAGCTATGACCTGAGCGGCAACATGCGCAAGGCTGACGAGATCTTCCGCCTGGGAATCGAGTGCCGCGCGGAGCCGCTCGAGGATCTCAGGGAGGCGCACCAGCACTTCGGCTATACCGTGGGTCAGCGCATGCTCTACACTACCGGCGATGTGGCCAATTCAGTAAATCAGGAGCTAAACGAGCGACGGCTGGCATTGCAGTCGTTGCATGGTCGCCGCGAGCACAGGACCAACATGATTACCGTGGGGAGTATCCGAACCGGACAGGCGGTAAAGAGCGGGTTGCCAGGCGTTGTTCAGGTGGGTGTTATTATTGTGAGAgtatttcttaagaatttccgtgatttcttaagaatttacatacaaaaaaactTGTCGGTcagccatggttctcttgtaatattatttcaaagttccccgttttgatataaaaatcaaatgggCTTTTTCAAAgtctaaaattaaagaaagctGAGAAATTTGTAAAAGAGAACCACTCCCCACAAGTGGGGAAACTTTAACCGCGGTGGATAGTTCTAAGCAATATTGACAAAGAAACGAtgcaaaataatgttttttttaatacctactgacttttcaaataaaagtattgaaaacaagaaaggaagctagcttcagccagccgaagcttatatacccttgtagatcaTTCATTGAATTTAGATTTGCTTGcgaatatgtttaaaaaatctaaatttttgttgctttcgtattattttgccattaatccttcctatgacagctatataatataaccgtccgaattttgttaaatttaattcaaaatttttgaatgttaaaaaaaacgtatataaaaaaatataaaatataattttttttccttattaatttctattttattttacgacCGTTCCCATGGCAGCTAAATGATATTGTGATccgattttgtaaaattttttttcgaaatttagaaaaatatagaaaatgatattcccaagagtaaaaggtaatatttcaaaaaacagcgAAGCTAGAATTATTTCCTTTTCTCCGATCTTTTtaatgggagctataagatatagttgtccgatccggacGGTTTCgactgcaatagaaagaagacttttgggaaagaaTCATCCCGATCACAACAGACAAATTGTACGTCGCtagctttgaaaaataaaataagatacaAGGCAGTCAGACTAATACTAACTCGTCATCCTTTCCTTAGATCGATGCTCCAAGCACAAGCGGAAGGCGTAATGTCGGTCGCAACGTGGAGGTGTTTAACGACGAAAACGCTGAGGCGATGCCTGTATCCGAGACGGAGGTAAAGTCCAGCTTGCGTTCAATTATTGACGCAGCTCGCGGGCAGGAGAATATAAAGGAACCAGTAGCCTGGAACAAGGCAAATTCAAAACCCCACAAGCACGGGAGAATCTTTGGAAGTAACACCTCGCCGGGCTTGGGTTTTGACATACACGTTGACGAACAAGTGATGCCCCCTATCACCAATTACGAGCACCGCCTGGAGCAGCCCTTTAAATTTCCGCCAAACTTTGTGGCCAAGAACAAGCCTCAAGAGTCCTGGGTGACTCCAGTTACCATAGAAGACGAGCCGAATGCAAGTGGACTGCCTTGCTACAATAAGTGCCTCCTTTATCCGCGCCCCAACCTAGAGTTCTCCCCCGAGGAGTACCGTGCCTACTGCCATCTGAAATGCCGCAATCCACAGCATCCTTTTGTCCAGCGCAACGATGAGTGGTGGGGCACTGGTCAGGTAATTAGAGGTATTCGGTGCTACCCGAACTTTGCCAAGTCTTCCAAGCCACAGCCGCGTGACGAGCTAGACAAATTTTGGAAACCCCCTATCGTGCCTGGCCTGGAGGTCGTTTTCCACAAACTCTACAATgaagaggagcagcaggagtaCCAATCAGAGGAGCTGCTGGCAGCCAAGTGGCTGCAAAAGCGCAATGTGACAGTTCATGGCGACTTCGACATGGAGGAAACAGTGTGTTTGCCTGGGAACAAAATGCCACGCCGAAAAAGTTTCTTTCCTTCATCTTCCAGAGAGTCTATGAAGTCACGCAGGGTTTCCTCTGTCCAAGAAGAGAAAGAGGAGACTGAAGATACAGGGGTCTTACGAGAAGCGATATTACCGACGCCTGCTGTTACAGCTAAGTCGCCTGCTCCAATCGAGCAGAAAGCTGTgccgcaaattaaaatatttgaggaTTCCATCGCACATTCCGATAAGCAGTTTGCAGTACCAGCTCCTCCTGTATGCAAGATAGATATTTATGAAGACTCAGAAGACCCGCAGCCAACGCTAAAAACAAAGCCATCAAATGCCGCACCGCTTTTTGACGGCGATGAGACTTGCTCCACGCAAGTTTTCAACATGTTCATAGAGTCACAGGCTGTAAGTACACCCAAGGGCACACAGAAGCAAGCACCGTCACGTCAATTTGGAACTATTCTCAAAGAACTTCCCCCACCAGAGGACACTGCTTCTGCTCCCGCGGTCGATTCTCCAGTGGAGGCACGGAAACAGCTATCCACCATACTAGAGACCTCTGAACATGGCACCCAAAGCCTGGCGACTAGTGGCGCTACCACAAAGTCTACCATTACCTCTTCGTTTTCGCCCGGATCCAACGTTTGTTCGAAAATGGCCAGCAGGAATGAGGAGTGCACTCCTGGACAAATGCGTCTGCAAGGTATGATTGGTCTGGGGCATTCAGCAGTCGTCGTGGAACCGGACAAATTAAGTGGCGACAACTTTTCCCGTCGCGAGTTATGGGAACCAAATGCACCTAGCGTGCCACTGCTTAAGTCCCTGCGCTTCCAGGAGGATAAGACAGAGACTATTCCAAGGCCTCTAGCGTGCTTCCAGGAAGACAGAACTGAAACGTTGCCACGAGTGCCACGCGCTCTGGTCTGTTTTCAGGAAGATAAAACCGAAACGCTACCACAAATGCCTTCCGCTCTGCCTGAGACTTCTTTGCTTCAGCGCTCTGTGGTTGTTGGAAAATCCTTATCCCCACCACAAATTCCTTCTTTAGATGATGAAAACGATTTGTGTGGATTATTTGGAAAGACACCGCCGAAGGTAAACCCTTTTGGTTCTCCAAAACGCAATTCCGACCATACCACTCCCGATCTTTTTAAGTCGTTAAGAGACGCTGATGCGCCCAGTATCAAGCTGCAGGATTCCATTATGACCGACCTTTCCTTTGTGCCTGAGACACAGCCTGAGCCCAAGCCAAAAGCGGAGACCATGCTGAATAAGTTTGAAATCTTTCTAGACGACACGCAGCCAGTGGTAACAAATACAAAAGCAGTACCGTCGATTGGTTCCAGTTTTGGTTTGGACTGCACTTTTCCGGAAACGCAGAAGCCAGTTCTAAGTCCAGCAAAAAACCAGGAAACATTTGGACAATCCCATATGATTGCTTCGTTTATGAAGGATTGCACGGAAATAAGCAGCTGTCCTCCACCGATCCCAACCCCGATCGTCGCAAATAATCTCGCATGTACTTCGACAGAACTGAAGTTTCCCACAGGTTCCATGTCAGAACCTTTAACAAAAGCTTCCGGCAATGACAAATTGGGCAATGCTAAGCTACATGACGACTTTTTTGAGCTCAACGCAGCCACAGAGATGTTTGGCACCAATATTAGTATGATCAAAAATTCTACACTACTCCGTCCGCCAGATGTCTTAAATCCTCCTGAAGAAGAAATGGCAGAATTAAGCATATACTACAAGACAACACCACTGACGCCGAAGCAGTCACATCATTCCTGGTCCCACTCCGATTTGGAAACACCGTCGCGTGAGCACTATGTCCACCCCAAGTCCAATGGCGATCACTCTATGTTGAACGATACCCTGGCCGACGCAAATAGAAACCCGTTCAACGTAGAGCTCATCAGCTCGCTACTCGAATCAATAGACTTCTCCATGTACATCGAAAAACTACCTCACTGTCACCTGGTGGGCCACGTCAAGCGACTTCATCCTAACACCCAGCTGGTGGTCCACAATGAACAGTTCGAGGTATCCAAGATGATAGGCAAGGGAGCTTACGGGTCGGTATATGTAGGGCGGCATCTCGAATCTGGGAAGAAGGTGGCTCTTAAGCAGGAACGACCAACCAATTACTGGGAGTTCTACATATGTCTGGAGATTCACAGCCGGTTATCAAGTGAGCAAATGGTAAGCCTATGATAATAACACAgtctactttaatttattatgaCTAAAGGAAAAGTAGGGGAAAAATCGGTTTGTTTTATAAATCGGTATTATAACTCGTACGTAAATAAAAACGATTTGAATTTTCGTGTTTTTTAAGGTAGGTAGGTTAGTAGGGTAAGCCTTTACGaccctttaaaatatatatattcttgatcaggataaCAAGCCGAGACGATCTAGCCATCTCCGTCCGTCTATTTGTCCGCCTGAACGCTGTGATATCTGAGCGAATAAGAGCTAGATAGTTGGGGCTTAAGATCTAGATTCCTTAGCTTCCTATTCAGCGTACGTTCTTTATGCGAttatgccacgcccactgtaGCACCCACAACCGCTTTCGACTAGCTcccacattttttaagttttcgtaaaagtgtaaatgagatcttgttttgattattaatatCCATCTAACaaccgattttaaaaatcgcaccattcattaaaattatgtgcgtttaaagtttattccgatagatggcgctagtTCGAAAAATCGGAATCTGTTGCTCTGGCAaccacatttttatacccgttactcgtagagtaaaagggtatattgtattcgtgcaaaagtatgtaacagggagaaggaagcgtttccgaccccataaagtatatatattcttgatcaggatcactagccgagtcgatctagccatgtccgtctgtccgtctgtccgtctgtctgtccgtctgtccg from Drosophila takahashii strain IR98-3 E-12201 chromosome 2R, DtakHiC1v2, whole genome shotgun sequence encodes:
- the LOC108058916 gene encoding uncharacterized protein, producing the protein MDFDDAKENIQPLASGRNVSLLQASLSQDSAHGQELLAHRRQMEEELRTYAGDDPLGAWYNYICWIEQSYPAGGSGSGLHAALHQCLTKFEEDERYRQDKRFIKLFIKFMENQKDQIEFYQQMYNNGIGTMLADFYIAWAYSYDLSGNMRKADEIFRLGIECRAEPLEDLREAHQHFGYTVGQRMLYTTGDVANSVNQELNERRLALQSLHGRREHRTNMITVGSIRTGQAVKSGLPGVVQIDAPSTSGRRNVGRNVEVFNDENAEAMPVSETEVKSSLRSIIDAARGQENIKEPVAWNKANSKPHKHGRIFGSNTSPGLGFDIHVDEQVMPPITNYEHRLEQPFKFPPNFVAKNKPQESWVTPVTIEDEPNASGLPCYNKCLLYPRPNLEFSPEEYRAYCHLKCRNPQHPFVQRNDEWWGTGQVIRGIRCYPNFAKSSKPQPRDELDKFWKPPIVPGLEVVFHKLYNEEEQQEYQSEELLAAKWLQKRNVTVHGDFDMEETVCLPGNKMPRRKSFFPSSSRESMKSRRVSSVQEEKEETEDTGVLREAILPTPAVTAKSPAPIEQKAVPQIKIFEDSIAHSDKQFAVPAPPVCKIDIYEDSEDPQPTLKTKPSNAAPLFDGDETCSTQVFNMFIESQAVSTPKGTQKQAPSRQFGTILKELPPPEDTASAPAVDSPVEARKQLSTILETSEHGTQSLATSGATTKSTITSSFSPGSNVCSKMASRNEECTPGQMRLQGMIGLGHSAVVVEPDKLSGDNFSRRELWEPNAPSVPLLKSLRFQEDKTETIPRPLACFQEDRTETLPRVPRALVCFQEDKTETLPQMPSALPETSLLQRSVVVGKSLSPPQIPSLDDENDLCGLFGKTPPKVNPFGSPKRNSDHTTPDLFKSLRDADAPSIKLQDSIMTDLSFVPETQPEPKPKAETMLNKFEIFLDDTQPVVTNTKAVPSIGSSFGLDCTFPETQKPVLSPAKNQETFGQSHMIASFMKDCTEISSCPPPIPTPIVANNLACTSTELKFPTGSMSEPLTKASGNDKLGNAKLHDDFFELNAATEMFGTNISMIKNSTLLRPPDVLNPPEEEMAELSIYYKTTPLTPKQSHHSWSHSDLETPSREHYVHPKSNGDHSMLNDTLADANRNPFNVELISSLLESIDFSMYIEKLPHCHLVGHVKRLHPNTQLVVHNEQFEVSKMIGKGAYGSVYVGRHLESGKKVALKQERPTNYWEFYICLEIHSRLSSEQMIPAYAHIDYALVGNNSSVYISEFSDYGSLIGVCNKVKSVTNRNLDEYVVMHLSCQMLDIVDHLHAMGIIHADIKPDNFLLMRPLCSDPNDVSLQLIDFGVSIDTKLFPSNQTFNYVHHDDLFKCIEMRTQRPWTYQLDLFGLVGVMHVLLFGRYMEVAQRFPSTVWMPKTTIPRYFQRQMWENVFRTLLNIRDCRTMPNLQQLRTQLKYALAEKEKYVGEAISKFNTILQQ